In one window of Juglans regia cultivar Chandler chromosome 3, Walnut 2.0, whole genome shotgun sequence DNA:
- the LOC108998071 gene encoding uncharacterized protein LOC108998071, with translation MGASSSTDQKVSTEQREVETLAASTGALPMLHQAFSRLADPQSNAVPLKSLQQCFCLAYENLISEAPKMPDTFLVFLDNLSSSIVDVFFMPQKGGVSWVEFVRGYIKCCGRMSASMSLNTLLKVYAATVTKAGLPLKLEFESDEADCKINGSLLASDVHMLLWMCWTMSWDVRTSRSSKAKANLCLPDISHLVLSAVTSCTEVGSGLNVWYCDVLGLEVQLPVGKFLTWAIKTAPCLPDCLTQFVHARLQNFRAAENECASSSSSVGDLSSTKTCSSFLLTRGRAWAISLTLRSTISEEISQVCFPSTGDGTHENLLYQSSLHGRGLNRFWSNIEGYKGPLLMLISASSGDANESGTNLRKWIVGALMQNGFQNGDLFYGSSGCLYAISPVFHVLSSTGKDKNFVYSHLHATGKIYEPKRKPVGIAFGGTMGNERIFVDEDFSRVTIRHHAIDKTYQPGSLFPDQGFLPVEALISEVEVWGFGGKRAKDVQHSYKKREELFTEQRRRVDMKTFASWEDSPEKMMMDMISDPNAVRREDR, from the exons ATGGGAGCATCGAGTTCGACGGACCAGAAGGTGTCGACCGAACAACGAGAGGTCGAAACCTTAGCGGCTTCGACAGGAGCTCTTCCTATGCTACATCAAGCTTTTTCCAGGCTTGCCGATCCCCAATCAAATGCAGTTCCCCTCAAAAGCTTGCAG CAATGCTTCTGCTTAGCTTATGAAAACCTGATCTCTGAAGCACCCAAGATGCCCGATACCTTCCTTGTGTTTTTGGATAATCTCAGCTCATCCATTGTTGACGTATTTTTCATGCCCCAGAAAGGGGGAGTAAGTTGGGTCGAGTTTGTTAGAGGTTATATTAAGTGCTGTGGAAGGATGTCGGCATCAATGTCACTTAATACATTACTCAAAGTGTATGCTGCGACGGTGACAAAAGCGGGTCTTCCTTTGAAACTGGAGTTTGAATCTGATGAGGCTGACTGTAAGATAAACGGTTCACTTTTGGCAAGCGATGTGCATATgcttctttggatgtgttggacTATGTCGTGGGATGTCAGAACATCAAGAAGTTCCAAGGCAAAAGCAAATCTATGTCTTCCGGACATCAGTCATCTGGTATTATCAGCTGTCACATCGTGTACTGAAGTTGGCAGTGGCTTGAAtgtgtggtattgtgatgtctTAGGCTTGGAGGTTCAACTTCCTGTCGGTAAGTTTCTGACATGGGCTATTAAAACGGCACCGTGCCTCCCGGATTGCTTGACACAATTTGTCCATGCGAGACTCCAAAACTTTCGCGCTGCAGAG AATGAATGTGCTTCTTCAAGTTCGTCAGTAGGAGATCTTTCCTCAACTAAGACATGCAGTTCTTTCCTTTTAACCCGGGGAAGGGCATGGGCAATTTCCCTTACACTCAGAAGTACCATAAGTGAAGAGATCTCACAAGTTTGCTTTCCAAGCACTGGTGATGGAACACATGAAAACCTACTTTATCA GTCATCGCTTCATGGGAGAGGCTTGAACAGATTCTGGTCTAATATTGAAGGATACAAAGGTCCATTGCTGATGTTGATTTCTGCAAGTTCAGGAGATGCAAATGAGAGTGGCACCAATCTTAGGAAATGGATTGTAGGTGCACTTATGCAGAATGGGTTTCAAAATGGGGATCTGTTCTACGGAAGCTCTGGATGCTTGTATGCCATAAGTCCAGTCTTCCATGTGTTATCATCAACTG GAAAGGACAAGAACTTTGTATATAGCCACTTGCATGCTACTGGTAAAATATATGAGCCAAAGCGAAAGCCTGTCGGTATTGCTTTTGGAGGAACCATGGGAAATGAGAGAATCTTTGTGGATGAAGATTTTTCTAGAGTCACGATTCGCCATCATGCCATAGACAAAACTTACCAACCCGGTTCCCTCTTTCCAGATCAG GGTTTCCTGCCTGTGGAAGCTTTGATTTCAGAAGTAGAAGTTTGGGGATTTGGTGGGAAACGTGCAAAGGATGTGCAACATTCATACAAGAAGAGAGAAGAGCTGTTCACCGAGCAAAGACGGAGG GTTGACATGAAAACTTTTGCAAGCTGGGAAGATTCACCcgagaagatgatgatggacATGATATCAGACCCCAATGCAGTTCGACGGGAAGATCGTTAA